A window of the Sporosarcina sp. FSL K6-2383 genome harbors these coding sequences:
- a CDS encoding sensor histidine kinase, protein MIIIVPLAGEVKFYPLNDTFRVSFGAPAIFFLLLLLKKVPPALPGFLTASALVLFRVLLDFVFLNETNMIYSFQQHVPTFFFYFTYACLFQFINTKRFRKSSLTIGLIGYIVELLSDAAELLAQYFILNTTITLSDLNEMNLAAFAHSFIVISFFNMLKLYEADSREKQIREKNEHMLLLISNLHEEAVYLKKTLKNAETVTVESYTLYRDLLVDNKEASLRALRLAGEIHEIKKDNQRIFAGLSKLISKESFKDYIDVTELIQLIVRINEKYIFLLKKNIKITYSIEGIHPDYHVYTVLSLLNNLVANAVEAIEENGKIDLIFSESGGVAEFHVFNSGSTIPEKYAHAIFQPGFTSRYDALGNPSTGIGLSYVEEAVTNLGGEIFFTNEANGVTFSIKIPMNQLIQKG, encoded by the coding sequence ATGATCATAATCGTTCCCCTTGCTGGTGAAGTAAAATTTTATCCTTTAAATGATACATTTCGGGTAAGTTTCGGAGCCCCCGCAATCTTCTTTCTTTTACTATTACTAAAAAAAGTCCCGCCTGCCCTTCCAGGCTTCTTGACTGCATCGGCTTTAGTACTCTTCCGTGTGCTCCTGGATTTTGTCTTTTTGAATGAAACAAATATGATCTATTCATTTCAGCAACATGTTCCAACCTTTTTCTTTTATTTCACCTATGCTTGTTTGTTTCAATTCATTAATACCAAGCGATTTCGCAAATCATCTTTAACGATCGGGCTCATAGGCTATATCGTCGAATTATTATCAGATGCCGCAGAGCTGCTCGCACAATACTTTATTTTAAACACAACGATTACACTTTCCGATTTGAATGAAATGAATCTAGCTGCATTTGCACATAGTTTTATTGTCATCAGTTTTTTCAATATGTTGAAGCTCTATGAAGCAGACTCTAGGGAAAAGCAAATACGGGAAAAAAACGAGCATATGCTATTGCTTATTTCAAATTTACATGAAGAGGCTGTCTATTTAAAGAAGACATTAAAAAATGCAGAAACTGTGACAGTAGAATCCTATACGTTATACCGTGATTTATTAGTAGACAATAAAGAGGCCAGCCTAAGAGCCCTACGTCTTGCAGGTGAAATACATGAAATCAAAAAAGATAATCAACGGATTTTTGCTGGTCTTTCAAAATTAATTTCCAAAGAAAGCTTTAAAGATTATATTGATGTGACGGAGCTCATTCAACTAATTGTTCGTATAAATGAAAAGTATATATTTTTGCTAAAAAAAAATATTAAAATCACTTATTCAATTGAAGGTATCCATCCCGATTATCATGTTTACACCGTATTATCGCTACTTAACAACTTAGTCGCAAATGCAGTAGAAGCAATTGAAGAGAACGGGAAGATTGATTTGATATTTAGTGAATCTGGTGGAGTAGCAGAATTTCATGTTTTTAATAGTGGCTCTACAATACCCGAAAAGTATGCCCACGCTATATTCCAACCCGGTTTTACATCTCGGTATGATGCTTTGGGGAATCCATCTACGGGGATTGGCTTATCTTATGTGGAGGAAGCTGTTACGAATCTTGGTGGGGAAATCTTTTTTACCAATGAAGCAAACGGTGTTACTTTCTCTATAAAAATTCCTATGAATCAGTTGATACAGAAAGGGTGA
- a CDS encoding response regulator — translation MRFFIVDDDIAIRSILTQIIEDENLGEIVGEAADGDQLESSYLNMQKVDILFIDLLMPNRDGIETIRHLLNDFKGKFIMISQVETKELIGEAYSLGVDYYIIKPINRIEIVTVIQKVIERIQLENSIHDIKASIGNLFHIKDPPPATAPHFPEESITKIGEFLLAELGILGDNGSRDLIDILHYLFALRRNKNVEQDFPSLKDLILEISKKKLGPSATQVEINREIKASEQRLRRVITNSLNHLASLGLTDYGNPKFENYASSFFDFTVVRQKMRELENESPTPHTPTRVNTKKFIQVLFFEAKRLKGNN, via the coding sequence ATGCGCTTTTTTATAGTGGATGATGATATCGCCATTCGATCGATATTAACTCAAATTATCGAGGACGAGAACTTAGGTGAAATCGTTGGGGAGGCAGCGGATGGTGATCAGCTAGAAAGTTCTTATTTGAACATGCAGAAAGTGGATATTCTTTTTATTGACTTACTCATGCCCAATCGGGATGGAATTGAAACCATTCGACATTTGCTAAACGATTTTAAAGGAAAATTCATTATGATTTCCCAAGTAGAAACAAAAGAGTTAATCGGTGAAGCCTATTCGCTTGGGGTCGATTATTACATTATAAAGCCCATCAATCGGATAGAAATCGTTACCGTTATTCAGAAGGTCATCGAACGTATCCAATTGGAAAATTCAATACATGACATCAAGGCATCCATCGGAAATCTGTTCCATATAAAAGACCCTCCACCGGCGACAGCTCCCCATTTCCCTGAAGAAAGTATAACAAAAATTGGTGAATTCCTATTAGCAGAGCTAGGCATTTTGGGAGATAACGGCTCAAGAGATTTGATTGATATTCTACATTACTTATTCGCCTTAAGGCGCAATAAAAACGTTGAACAAGATTTCCCTTCTTTAAAGGATCTAATCCTAGAAATTTCAAAGAAAAAACTAGGACCATCAGCCACACAAGTAGAAATAAATCGAGAAATAAAAGCTTCCGAACAACGACTCCGTAGAGTGATTACTAACTCACTCAACCACTTAGCGTCTTTGGGCTTAACAGACTATGGAAATCCTAAATTTGAAAATTACGCATCTAGTTTTTTCGATTTCACAGTAGTTCGACAAAAAATGAGAGAATTAGAGAATGAGTCACCCACTCCCCATACTCCCACTCGGGTCAATACAAAGAAGTTTATTCAAGTGTTATTTTTTGAAGCAAAGCGCTTAAAAGGGAATAATTGA
- a CDS encoding multidrug efflux SMR transporter has product MKKVTGTYFLWIAIALEVMGAMMLKLSNGFQNFLPTLFIFVFYASSYYVFSKALKTISLSIGYAIWSGAGIFLITLIGAFYWEESIKWNTMFGMILIVGGIGLLNSHDKEKYLSEA; this is encoded by the coding sequence GTGAAGAAGGTGACAGGTACCTATTTTTTATGGATAGCAATTGCCTTAGAAGTAATGGGGGCGATGATGCTAAAATTATCAAACGGCTTTCAGAACTTCTTGCCGACCTTATTTATCTTTGTTTTCTACGCAAGTTCGTATTATGTTTTTAGCAAAGCATTGAAAACAATAAGTTTATCAATAGGGTATGCTATTTGGTCGGGGGCAGGCATTTTTTTAATTACACTTATAGGTGCATTCTATTGGGAAGAGTCGATAAAATGGAATACCATGTTTGGCATGATTTTGATTGTTGGAGGAATAGGTTTATTAAATAGTCATGATAAAGAGAAGTATTTGTCAGAAGCCTGA
- a CDS encoding SMR family transporter, whose product MYGIFFIFLIAIIFEVMGTTLLNPALHMGKGKRMVGIGIFFTLSFYLLATVMKTLPIGIVYATWSGVGTVFVILIGMVLFKEKLSKKKGIGLAMTVAGLTMINL is encoded by the coding sequence ATGTATGGTATCTTTTTCATTTTTTTAATAGCAATCATTTTTGAAGTAATGGGGACAACGCTTTTAAATCCGGCATTGCATATGGGTAAAGGTAAACGAATGGTGGGTATTGGTATATTTTTTACGCTTTCATTTTATTTATTGGCAACTGTCATGAAAACCCTTCCGATAGGTATTGTTTATGCGACTTGGAGCGGTGTGGGGACAGTCTTCGTCATTCTCATTGGAATGGTGTTGTTTAAAGAAAAACTGTCAAAGAAAAAGGGAATCGGCTTAGCAATGACAGTCGCGGGTCTTACGATGATCAATTTATGA
- a CDS encoding HAD family hydrolase codes for MIKGILFDKDGTLIEFNSLWIDSTYEFLKNITEIYNQESKLEELAFKVGLEGKTVREDSALAGKTSADLARIISNTLAVDFDWILKELNDFYYRKIKENPEKIKPVCDLTELFAQLKSSGLKIGIVTADNYDVTQYILEVLQLLEYVDFIATADLYERKPNVEALQVFCNQYDIELDEVIHVGDTSIDMEFSKHCLYGVGVLTGIGSASLLSTYTPYVLNNVAELVNQDGKVTFPA; via the coding sequence ATGATTAAGGGTATTTTGTTTGATAAAGACGGTACATTAATCGAATTTAATAGTTTATGGATTGATTCAACTTACGAATTTTTAAAGAATATTACGGAAATCTACAATCAAGAAAGTAAACTTGAAGAACTAGCATTCAAGGTTGGACTTGAAGGGAAAACGGTTCGTGAAGACAGTGCACTTGCTGGAAAAACATCAGCAGATTTAGCCCGAATTATTAGCAATACATTAGCAGTAGATTTTGACTGGATTTTAAAAGAACTGAATGATTTTTACTATCGGAAAATTAAAGAGAACCCTGAGAAAATCAAACCTGTTTGTGACTTGACGGAGTTATTTGCACAGTTAAAATCAAGTGGTCTAAAGATTGGGATTGTGACAGCTGATAATTACGATGTTACACAGTACATATTGGAGGTTCTTCAGCTGTTGGAATACGTGGATTTTATCGCGACAGCTGATCTGTACGAGCGAAAGCCGAATGTAGAAGCATTGCAGGTGTTTTGTAACCAATATGACATCGAATTAGATGAAGTGATCCATGTCGGTGATACTTCTATCGATATGGAGTTCTCTAAGCATTGTTTATATGGTGTCGGTGTGTTAACAGGTATCGGCTCTGCATCGCTACTATCAACCTATACGCCGTATGTGTTAAATAACGTTGCGGAATTAGTTAATCAAGATGGGAAAGTAACCTTCCCGGCGTAA
- a CDS encoding CehA/McbA family metallohydrolase, producing the protein MIQDTVKIELLDDSSAKILNKKFTMDVAEHVQSISLQLHHTQSIWGTYLVYDSIGQLRAQYLTGKTPQPVMIHEQPKDTSPYTIGGSIAAGTWTIDFIAVVKQQEEMGKPFLEVQFNGESNAHSEDELYWNQLDEGTLLLATTSSEQVIKPETRWYKGDLHTHTIYSDGQMTREENMVSAKNRQLDFFVATDHNIVPTSWVNDSSILVLPGIEVTAPLGHFNIVNTNTSPFVKNRLEDMLTEQGMNKIINGHYGNALISINHPFLTEWKWLLKDTPLHKVDTLEIWNDPTYADNPQATEWALTAWDILLKDGHKITGVGGSDSHLKPDERYEGSEEASLIGDPGTFVYCEGLSIHNLMKALKKGHVFVSRGEQINFQLDRFIAGDQCNLRTGKIEAKVQSHEPVEIEWIVDGRMVSKESGNQSSFGFDWDENTYHYIRVNVRKEDGTLYGFTNPIYFNDKRPSLHTWGQLLELMKVYVND; encoded by the coding sequence ATGATTCAAGATACGGTCAAAATAGAGCTGCTGGATGATTCCAGCGCAAAGATACTGAATAAGAAGTTTACAATGGATGTTGCAGAACATGTCCAATCGATTAGTTTGCAACTCCACCATACTCAAAGTATTTGGGGTACTTATTTGGTATATGATTCGATCGGACAATTACGCGCGCAATATTTAACAGGGAAAACACCGCAGCCAGTCATGATTCATGAACAACCAAAGGACACAAGTCCATATACAATCGGAGGCTCCATTGCAGCGGGAACATGGACAATTGACTTCATTGCTGTAGTGAAGCAACAAGAAGAGATGGGAAAACCATTTTTAGAAGTACAATTTAATGGTGAAAGCAACGCCCATTCGGAAGATGAGTTATATTGGAATCAATTAGATGAAGGTACTCTTTTACTAGCTACTACTAGCTCTGAGCAAGTGATAAAGCCTGAAACAAGATGGTATAAGGGCGACCTTCATACGCACACAATCTATTCAGATGGACAAATGACAAGAGAAGAGAATATGGTAAGTGCAAAAAATCGGCAATTGGATTTTTTTGTGGCAACCGATCATAATATTGTGCCAACCTCTTGGGTAAATGATTCGTCCATACTGGTATTGCCCGGGATAGAAGTGACAGCGCCACTCGGTCATTTCAATATAGTAAATACGAATACATCTCCTTTTGTTAAAAATCGACTAGAAGATATGTTAACTGAGCAAGGCATGAACAAAATTATTAACGGTCATTATGGAAATGCGCTTATTTCGATTAACCACCCATTCTTAACCGAATGGAAATGGCTGTTGAAAGATACACCGTTGCATAAAGTGGACACGCTTGAAATTTGGAATGATCCGACCTATGCGGATAACCCACAGGCAACGGAATGGGCATTGACTGCTTGGGATATCTTATTAAAGGATGGTCATAAAATTACTGGAGTGGGTGGATCGGACTCCCACTTGAAACCGGATGAAAGATATGAGGGGAGTGAAGAAGCTTCTCTCATCGGAGACCCGGGAACATTTGTTTATTGTGAAGGGCTGTCGATTCATAATCTTATGAAGGCCTTGAAAAAAGGACATGTTTTCGTTTCAAGAGGTGAACAGATCAATTTCCAACTTGACAGATTCATAGCTGGCGACCAATGCAATCTACGAACAGGTAAAATAGAAGCCAAAGTTCAGTCGCATGAGCCTGTTGAAATCGAGTGGATTGTCGATGGTAGAATGGTATCGAAAGAGTCAGGCAATCAGTCTAGCTTCGGATTTGATTGGGACGAAAATACTTATCATTATATTCGAGTAAATGTCAGAAAAGAGGATGGCACACTTTATGGCTTTACAAATCCCATTTATTTTAATGATAAGCGTCCATCGCTTCATACATGGGGGCAGCTGCTAGAGCTTATGAAGGTATATGTAAATGATTAA
- a CDS encoding ABC transporter substrate-binding protein translates to MKKNLLFVFIVSAMMILAACTSEAGESSTGTESTGPVTIEFWYGLGSEADIKMKEIIKGFNDSQDEVIVEAIPQASYSETYQKLQAAIAAKDAPGLFITESSSLVDLASKSALAPLNKYAGEDSIYDKEDFLDVFIDAAYVGDELYALPAYGTTQVMYFRKDIYEQAGIDPKEAFSSWENVAETSKMLQEQGVVEYGHLPMWGSGNLIDIALSNGGETISEDGQEVLIDSKAWMDSWEFMRKQIHDDKTMKVNSGGQGWEYWYKTIDEVLAGKAAGYTGSSGDKGDLDFTVIDSIPQPGLNGNAAAPIVGALFMAVPAINSDEEIAAAYKFMSYFSSAEVNVEWAEHIGYIPVRESAMEVPEYAAFIEANPYAGIPYKQALTGSPDFVDPTGGKIFDAISIAADKVELQNVSVEEALKEAKKVAQEALDNHNNQ, encoded by the coding sequence ATGAAGAAGAATCTTTTATTTGTGTTTATCGTGTCGGCAATGATGATATTAGCAGCGTGTACAAGTGAAGCAGGCGAAAGTAGTACGGGCACAGAATCTACAGGTCCCGTTACAATTGAGTTTTGGTATGGTCTTGGTAGTGAAGCGGATATAAAAATGAAAGAAATTATCAAAGGTTTCAATGATTCGCAGGATGAAGTAATTGTTGAAGCGATTCCTCAGGCAAGCTATTCCGAAACTTACCAGAAGTTGCAAGCGGCGATTGCTGCGAAGGACGCACCGGGTTTATTCATCACAGAATCTAGTTCACTTGTAGATTTAGCGAGTAAATCGGCTTTAGCACCATTAAATAAGTATGCAGGTGAAGATAGTATCTACGATAAAGAGGATTTCCTAGATGTATTTATTGACGCAGCCTATGTTGGCGACGAATTATATGCATTACCAGCTTACGGGACAACGCAAGTCATGTATTTCCGAAAAGACATTTATGAGCAAGCAGGAATTGATCCGAAAGAAGCCTTTTCATCTTGGGAAAATGTAGCTGAAACGTCTAAAATGCTACAGGAACAAGGTGTAGTGGAATACGGTCATTTGCCGATGTGGGGGAGCGGAAACTTAATCGATATTGCACTAAGTAATGGTGGAGAAACAATCAGTGAAGATGGTCAGGAAGTATTAATCGATAGCAAGGCTTGGATGGATTCTTGGGAATTTATGCGTAAGCAAATTCACGATGACAAAACGATGAAAGTCAATTCTGGTGGACAGGGCTGGGAATACTGGTATAAAACAATCGATGAAGTATTGGCTGGGAAAGCAGCTGGATACACGGGTTCATCAGGAGATAAAGGGGATCTTGACTTCACAGTTATTGACTCGATTCCACAACCAGGTTTGAATGGTAATGCAGCAGCTCCTATTGTAGGTGCATTGTTTATGGCTGTGCCAGCCATTAATAGTGATGAAGAAATTGCAGCTGCCTATAAATTTATGAGTTATTTCTCAAGTGCAGAGGTGAATGTGGAGTGGGCGGAGCATATCGGCTATATTCCGGTGCGTGAATCTGCAATGGAAGTGCCAGAATATGCAGCATTCATCGAAGCAAATCCTTATGCAGGAATTCCATATAAACAAGCATTGACGGGTTCACCAGATTTTGTAGATCCAACTGGTGGGAAAATTTTCGATGCCATCTCTATTGCGGCAGATAAAGTAGAATTGCAAAATGTTTCCGTAGAGGAAGCGTTGAAAGAAGCGAAAAAGGTAGCGCAGGAAGCATTGGACAACCACAATAATCAATAA
- a CDS encoding carbohydrate ABC transporter permease: protein MHEMLHTSKSFFRYTFLIILSLIMVFPLIWMMLSSLKTTEEIFSVPLTLFPETLQWSNFAGALELAPFWLYMFNSAITSVCIVVLQVILSSMIAYALTQLKFRGKSLLFNSILITYMLPAAATYVPSYILLSKMGLLDSLTGIVISNVASVFTIFLLRQAFLQVPKEMIEAARSEGANDFTVLLKVMIPMCKSTIFIASLISFVSMYNNYLWPSLIVKSQEKYLITVGLNRFFTNVGSFADTWPLIMAANVLTVVPLLLLFVLLNKWFIKGISDNGLKG from the coding sequence ATGCATGAAATGCTTCACACATCCAAATCTTTTTTTCGCTACACCTTCCTAATAATTCTTAGTCTGATCATGGTATTCCCGCTTATTTGGATGATGTTAAGTTCTCTAAAAACTACAGAAGAAATATTTTCAGTACCCTTAACACTTTTTCCGGAAACGCTGCAATGGAGTAACTTTGCAGGCGCACTAGAGCTAGCGCCATTTTGGCTATATATGTTCAATAGTGCTATTACTTCGGTTTGTATTGTTGTCCTTCAAGTGATTCTATCGAGCATGATTGCTTATGCACTGACACAGCTAAAGTTTAGAGGGAAATCACTGTTATTCAATTCGATACTAATTACGTATATGCTACCGGCCGCAGCTACTTATGTACCGAGTTATATATTGCTCTCCAAAATGGGGTTACTAGATTCTTTGACCGGTATTGTGATATCCAACGTTGCAAGTGTCTTTACTATTTTCTTGCTGCGTCAAGCCTTTCTACAAGTACCAAAGGAAATGATTGAAGCTGCTCGATCCGAAGGTGCTAATGATTTTACTGTTTTGCTGAAGGTTATGATTCCGATGTGTAAATCGACTATTTTTATTGCGAGCTTAATTAGCTTTGTGTCGATGTATAACAATTATTTATGGCCTTCTTTAATTGTTAAAAGCCAGGAAAAGTATTTGATTACAGTTGGACTTAACCGATTTTTCACGAATGTAGGATCATTTGCCGATACTTGGCCTTTAATCATGGCGGCGAATGTGTTAACTGTTGTACCTCTTTTACTATTGTTTGTTTTGTTAAATAAGTGGTTTATTAAAGGGATTAGTGACAATGGCTTAAAAGGATAA
- a CDS encoding sugar ABC transporter permease — MELIRRYGLLLFFVGIPLIPLLAFWFIPMFVSLWLSTTDWDYISPEYSHVMLENYQTILTSDNFYAALKNTAFFSVMTVIPTIIFGLLFASLLKNVMKGSTLLKSLLFSPWITPMVAMSIVWTWIFQPDVGLLNQLLGLLHLPQPSWLTDSDTAMWSIIIVSIWKNAGWAMIFYADALSKIPGELYEVGDIEGTSWWQNSRFITIPLVSPTTLFLIIISLIDAIQAYDQIQVMTQGGPAGSTRTLLYLYYQMAFEQFNMGQATALSTLIVLLTGVLAFLLFYTSKKWVHY; from the coding sequence GTGGAGTTAATAAGACGTTATGGATTATTACTGTTTTTTGTAGGCATTCCGCTAATTCCATTGCTCGCATTTTGGTTTATCCCAATGTTTGTATCCCTTTGGTTGAGTACGACGGATTGGGATTATATTAGTCCAGAATATAGCCACGTTATGCTAGAGAACTATCAAACGATACTAACAAGTGATAATTTCTATGCAGCACTAAAAAATACTGCTTTTTTCAGTGTGATGACAGTTATACCGACGATTATCTTTGGTCTATTATTTGCTAGTTTGTTGAAAAATGTTATGAAGGGCTCCACGTTACTGAAATCTTTACTCTTCTCACCGTGGATTACACCGATGGTTGCCATGTCGATTGTTTGGACATGGATTTTTCAACCGGATGTCGGCTTGTTAAACCAGCTATTGGGTTTACTCCATTTACCACAGCCATCATGGCTAACAGATTCTGATACTGCCATGTGGTCAATTATTATCGTATCTATTTGGAAAAATGCGGGCTGGGCAATGATTTTCTATGCAGATGCATTATCAAAAATTCCTGGTGAATTATATGAGGTAGGGGATATTGAAGGGACATCTTGGTGGCAAAATAGTCGATTCATTACAATCCCATTAGTTTCGCCTACTACTTTGTTTTTAATTATTATCTCTCTAATTGATGCCATTCAGGCCTACGATCAAATACAGGTTATGACGCAGGGAGGGCCAGCCGGTAGTACGCGGACGCTATTATATTTATACTACCAGATGGCATTTGAGCAGTTTAATATGGGGCAGGCTACAGCGCTGTCAACGCTAATCGTGTTATTAACGGGTGTACTTGCTTTTCTCTTATTCTACACATCGAAAAAATGGGTCCATTATTAA
- the ugpC gene encoding sn-glycerol-3-phosphate ABC transporter ATP-binding protein UgpC: MKKISMRNISKQYDNSQEMILENFNLDIFEKEFIVLVGPSGCGKSTTLRMIAGLEGITAGELSINGQIMNDVPPKNRGIAMVFQNYALFPHLNVFDNIAFGLKIRKENKKVIKERVEETAQKLGLTAYLKRKPKDLSGGQRQRVALGRAIVRNTDIFLMDEPLSNLDAKLRIQMREEIIQLHNQLGTTTVYVTHDQTEAMTMASRIVVLKDGEIQQVGTPDEIYMHPANMFVASFIGSPTINFLTVNATKTELKIDNEKIIDLLLEKESLGEVIAGIRPEDIEVTDDPTAIKLTIHRVEMMGADKFVYGEIYGQKLTVRVQNELTIQEQHLLIKFSPHKVHLFDKKTGKSIIKDMVVAY, from the coding sequence GTGAAAAAAATTTCGATGAGAAATATCAGTAAACAATATGACAACAGTCAAGAAATGATCCTTGAAAATTTCAACCTGGATATCTTTGAGAAAGAATTCATAGTCTTAGTCGGTCCATCAGGTTGTGGAAAATCAACAACTTTACGCATGATTGCTGGTTTGGAAGGCATCACAGCTGGAGAGCTTTCGATAAATGGACAGATCATGAATGATGTCCCTCCCAAAAATCGAGGCATCGCAATGGTATTTCAAAACTATGCACTTTTCCCGCACTTAAATGTATTTGATAATATTGCATTCGGATTGAAAATTAGAAAAGAAAATAAAAAGGTCATAAAAGAACGTGTAGAGGAAACTGCACAGAAGTTAGGACTCACCGCCTATTTAAAACGTAAGCCGAAAGATTTATCTGGAGGACAGCGTCAGCGTGTTGCATTAGGTAGGGCAATCGTGCGTAATACTGATATCTTTTTAATGGATGAGCCGCTATCAAATTTAGACGCCAAGCTTCGTATTCAAATGCGTGAAGAGATTATTCAATTACATAACCAGCTGGGAACAACGACTGTCTATGTGACACATGATCAAACCGAGGCAATGACAATGGCATCCCGTATTGTTGTGTTAAAAGATGGTGAGATCCAGCAAGTCGGTACACCAGATGAAATTTATATGCATCCCGCTAATATGTTTGTGGCGAGTTTTATTGGTTCGCCGACCATTAACTTTTTAACGGTGAATGCAACTAAAACTGAACTCAAAATCGATAATGAGAAAATTATTGATTTACTGTTAGAAAAAGAGAGTCTTGGTGAAGTAATAGCGGGGATTCGACCAGAGGATATCGAGGTGACAGATGATCCCACTGCTATTAAATTGACCATTCATCGTGTTGAAATGATGGGGGCAGATAAATTTGTATACGGAGAAATATATGGTCAAAAGCTAACCGTCCGTGTGCAGAACGAATTAACTATTCAAGAGCAGCATTTGCTGATTAAATTCAGCCCACATAAAGTACATCTGTTTGATAAAAAAACGGGGAAATCGATCATTAAAGATATGGTGGTGGCTTACTAG
- a CDS encoding DeoR/GlpR family DNA-binding transcription regulator has protein sequence MLKNDRYNYIMTYLTKYKSVKVVSLSGLLNVTQETIRRDLEYLEQLGEIERVHGGAVLKNNNIQETNFTVRESINIAEKKMIAKHATQFVKEGSFVSLDVSTTNTEIAKELVHSFNSLSVITNSIIIATILSENPNFSIYFPSGKIRNSELCIVGDSCVTYIKKFNIDIFFMSVSGLSLEKGLTDYGYGEYEVKMAMLRNANKVFVVADHTKFDSIAMLNIGNLQSVDGIITDSNISQQLLDKYEKHDINIFS, from the coding sequence ATGTTAAAAAATGATCGTTATAACTATATAATGACTTATTTAACTAAGTATAAATCTGTGAAAGTGGTGTCATTAAGCGGTTTGTTAAATGTTACACAGGAGACAATTCGAAGAGATCTAGAATATCTAGAACAGCTAGGAGAAATTGAACGTGTCCACGGCGGAGCTGTTTTAAAGAATAATAATATACAAGAAACGAATTTCACAGTACGAGAATCTATTAACATTGCAGAGAAAAAGATGATTGCGAAGCATGCAACTCAATTTGTCAAAGAAGGAAGTTTTGTATCTTTAGATGTCAGTACAACAAATACAGAAATTGCGAAAGAACTCGTACATAGTTTTAATTCATTATCCGTTATTACAAACTCAATTATTATCGCAACCATTTTAAGTGAAAATCCTAACTTTAGTATTTATTTCCCTAGCGGTAAAATTAGAAATTCAGAGCTATGTATAGTAGGCGATTCCTGTGTTACCTATATTAAAAAGTTTAATATTGATATTTTTTTTATGAGCGTTAGTGGACTATCGTTAGAAAAAGGATTAACAGATTATGGGTATGGCGAATATGAGGTAAAAATGGCTATGCTTCGAAATGCCAATAAAGTATTTGTTGTAGCTGATCATACGAAATTTGATTCCATTGCTATGTTGAATATCGGGAACTTACAAAGTGTGGATGGTATTATTACAGACTCCAATATTAGCCAACAACTGCTTGATAAATACGAGAAACATGATATTAATATTTTTAGCTAA